In Gopherus evgoodei ecotype Sinaloan lineage chromosome 10, rGopEvg1_v1.p, whole genome shotgun sequence, a single window of DNA contains:
- the DTWD1 gene encoding DTW domain-containing protein 1 produces the protein MSLNPSTFLNQERDQKLKRNFECLKNSQQQTTSSLQDNPLQNLQLASWEVLEKAQKSGRSKCPRCGSSRMFYCYSCYVPVETVPTKEIPVVKLPLKIDVIKHPNETDGKSTAVHAKLLAPEDVTIYTYPCIPDYEEKRHEIALIFPGPNSISVKDIILHLEKNVEKTVSCGSDDDSSSEPFLKKAKIETKEDRNLSECKSNSRSEDTVLKRVIFIDSTWNQTNKIITDERLQGLLQIELKTRKTCFWRQQKGKPDTYLSTIEAIYYFLVDYHQEVLKESYKGHYDNLLFFFSFMYTLIKNAKNSAGKE, from the exons ATGTCTTTAAATCCATCTACATTTTTGAACCAAGAAAGGGatcagaaattaaaaagaaattttgaaTGTTTGAAAAATTCACAACAACAGACTACTTCATCACTTCAAGATAACCCACTTCAGAATTTACAGTTAGCATCCTGGGAAGTTCTTGAAAAGGCCCAAAAAAGTGGGAGATCAAAGTGCCCAAGATGTGGTAGTTCAAGGATGTTTTATTGTTATTCATGTTATGTTCCAGTTGAAACTGTGCCTACCAAAGAAATTCCAGTTGTGAAG CTTCCCTTGAAGATTGATGTAATTAAACACCCAAATGAAACTGATGGCAAAAGCACTGCTGTTCATGCTAAACTCCTAGCACCTGAAGATGTGACCATTTATACATATCCTTGCATTCCGGACTATGAAGAAAAAAGACATGAA atTGCACTTATCTTTCCTGGTCCTAACTCAATTTCGGTAAAAGATATTATTCTCCACctggaaaaaaatgttgagaaaaCTGTTAGTTGTGGCAGTGATGATGATTCTTCATCAGAGCCATTTCTCAAGAAggcaaaaatagaaacaaaagaaGATCGAAACCTAAGTGAATGCAAATCAAACAGCAGGAGTGAAGACACTGTACTGAAGAGAGTAATATTTATTGACAGTACTTGGAATCAAACCAACAAAATAATCACCGATGAGCGACTTCaag GGTTACTACAAATTGAGTTGAAAACAAGGAAAACTTGCTTTTGGCGTCAGCAGAAAGGAAAGCCAGATACGTATCTTTCTACAATTGAAGCCATTTATTATTTTCTTGTGGATTATCACCAGGAGGTTTTAAAAGAGAGCTACAAAGGACACTATGACaacttgctttttttcttttcatttatgtACACATTGATAAAAAACGCCAAGAATTCTGCAGGAAAAGAATAA